Proteins from one Ahaetulla prasina isolate Xishuangbanna chromosome 2, ASM2864084v1, whole genome shotgun sequence genomic window:
- the PPP1R3B gene encoding protein phosphatase 1 regulatory subunit 3B isoform X1, with protein MLQTGMQFRPNSFWVAGILDSFPQKPRMAVDVAMQLYLRAPSLRKESFAYKIAPKIKTPLRPCIHVNSSPLLNELGSEVHALQGNRVKKRVSFADSRGLALTVVKVFSEFDDPLDIPLNITELIDNIVGLTTVDHDDFVLDFVQPSADYLDFRNRLQADCVCLENCMLKDKAIVGTVKVRNLAFEKAVKIRMTFDTWKTFTDHPCQYVKDTYAGSDKDTFSFDVSLPERVQAHERIEFAVCYECDGKVYWDSNKGFNYRIIRSELKSAREISQPCSEPDFGIAFDQFGSPRCSYGLFPEWPSYSGYEKLGPYY; from the exons ATGCTCCAGACTGGAATGCAGTTTCGACCAAACTCTTTCTGGGTTGCAGG AATCCTGGACTCTTTTCCTCAAAAGCCCAGAATGGCAGTGGATGTAGCCATGCAACTCTACCTGCGGGCGCCCTCTTTGCGGAAAGAGAGCTTTGCCTACAAAATAGCCCCAAAGATCAAGACGCCTTTGCGACCCTGCATCCATGTAAACAGCAGCCCCCTGCTGAACGAGCTGGGGTCAGAGGTCCACGCTCTGCAGGGGAACAGAGTGAAGAAAAGGGTTTCTTTTGCAGACAGCCGGGGCTTGGCTCTGACAGTGGTGAAAGTGTTCTCAGAATTTGATGACCCCTTGGATATTCCTTTGAACATCACAGAACTGATAGACAACATTGTGGGCCTGACCACGGTAGATCATGATGACTTCGTCTTGGATTTCGTACAGCCTTCTGCAGATTACTTGGACTTTCGGAATCGCCTCCAGGCAGACTGTGTTTGTCTTGAGAACTGCATGTTGAAAGATAAAGCTATTGTGGGTACAGTGAAAGTCAGGAATCTGGCATTTGAGAAGGCCGTCAAGATTCGGATGACCTTTGATACTTGGAAAACCTTCACGGATCACCCATGCCAATACGTGAAGGACACTTATGCCGGTTCCGATAAGGATACGTTCTCCTTTGATGTTAGCTTGCCAGAGCGGGTTCAAGCCCACGAAAGAATCGAGTTTGCAGTGTGTTATGAATGTGATGGCAAAGTCTACTGGGATAGCAACAAGGGGTTCAATTACAGGATCATACGTTCTGAACTCAAATCGGCTCGAGAGATTTCACAGCCTTGTAGTGAGCCAGATTTTGGGATTGCTTTTGATCAGTTTGGAAGCCCCCGGTGTTCTTATGGTTTATTTCCTGAATGGCCTAGTTATTCCGGATATGAAAAACTTGGCCCTTATTACTAA
- the PPP1R3B gene encoding protein phosphatase 1 regulatory subunit 3B isoform X2: protein MRILDSFPQKPRMAVDVAMQLYLRAPSLRKESFAYKIAPKIKTPLRPCIHVNSSPLLNELGSEVHALQGNRVKKRVSFADSRGLALTVVKVFSEFDDPLDIPLNITELIDNIVGLTTVDHDDFVLDFVQPSADYLDFRNRLQADCVCLENCMLKDKAIVGTVKVRNLAFEKAVKIRMTFDTWKTFTDHPCQYVKDTYAGSDKDTFSFDVSLPERVQAHERIEFAVCYECDGKVYWDSNKGFNYRIIRSELKSAREISQPCSEPDFGIAFDQFGSPRCSYGLFPEWPSYSGYEKLGPYY, encoded by the coding sequence AATCCTGGACTCTTTTCCTCAAAAGCCCAGAATGGCAGTGGATGTAGCCATGCAACTCTACCTGCGGGCGCCCTCTTTGCGGAAAGAGAGCTTTGCCTACAAAATAGCCCCAAAGATCAAGACGCCTTTGCGACCCTGCATCCATGTAAACAGCAGCCCCCTGCTGAACGAGCTGGGGTCAGAGGTCCACGCTCTGCAGGGGAACAGAGTGAAGAAAAGGGTTTCTTTTGCAGACAGCCGGGGCTTGGCTCTGACAGTGGTGAAAGTGTTCTCAGAATTTGATGACCCCTTGGATATTCCTTTGAACATCACAGAACTGATAGACAACATTGTGGGCCTGACCACGGTAGATCATGATGACTTCGTCTTGGATTTCGTACAGCCTTCTGCAGATTACTTGGACTTTCGGAATCGCCTCCAGGCAGACTGTGTTTGTCTTGAGAACTGCATGTTGAAAGATAAAGCTATTGTGGGTACAGTGAAAGTCAGGAATCTGGCATTTGAGAAGGCCGTCAAGATTCGGATGACCTTTGATACTTGGAAAACCTTCACGGATCACCCATGCCAATACGTGAAGGACACTTATGCCGGTTCCGATAAGGATACGTTCTCCTTTGATGTTAGCTTGCCAGAGCGGGTTCAAGCCCACGAAAGAATCGAGTTTGCAGTGTGTTATGAATGTGATGGCAAAGTCTACTGGGATAGCAACAAGGGGTTCAATTACAGGATCATACGTTCTGAACTCAAATCGGCTCGAGAGATTTCACAGCCTTGTAGTGAGCCAGATTTTGGGATTGCTTTTGATCAGTTTGGAAGCCCCCGGTGTTCTTATGGTTTATTTCCTGAATGGCCTAGTTATTCCGGATATGAAAAACTTGGCCCTTATTACTAA